The DNA segment TGATAGTATAAAAGGtaacaaaatatttagagaGTTATGATGATTGATTACAATCCAAGATTGTAGTGATTTGATTGATTATATTCTGATTCCTTATACTCTCTGCATGGTTCTCCAAAGAACGGTTTGCGTAATGAACCATGCAGAGTGTGTTGGTGTCTGGCCATGAATAAGCCTCAGTTTGGTTGGGAGTCTTGGGGACAACTCTGTATTAGCTCTGTAACTCCTTCGGTTATACAGTCGAAGCAATCCTTTGTTTCTGATCCGGGGATGCATAAGCCCATTGCGAAGACTTGGTTTGGTTCCTGTCCAATAAAAGAGTTGTAGGAAAAGGCATCTCCAGCCGTTACGTTTAGAGGCAAGAGACGAGAGGATGAGTAGACGGTTTGAGTCGTAAGTAGAGTTGGGTCTGAAAGTCTCTGCACTGTCCTCGCATATTTGTCCAGACACGGGAACAAAACTGAAACGAGGATAACCAATAAGATCGGCAAGAGATTGTTTCTAaccaatttttgaaaaaaaatcatttgtttCTTGTATTGGAAGGGTCAAAGCTAAATAGGCTTGTGTTCTTGGATTTGTCAATACTGGAGGCTCAAAATACATCATGTTGGCAATTATTAAAAGGCTTTAGATACGTGAAGTCACTAGTAAAATGTTAATTAAATTGAACAGGTACAACTCCAgactataaaaattattaatttatagagtttcttaTGTACTCCCTGTGTTCTTTGATGatagattttttagaaaaaagtttgtttcaaaaatatgtattttttgtgtttttatgaaaaaattgtatacttcaaaaaattaattgactttattgaattactattagttaaaagttattgaattactattggttaaaagttattgaaaattacagaaaataatatatttattatggtagtttaatgtgtttttttatatgtgtgaaaatactaaaaatatatctttgtgAAACAGAGAGGTAGTATTCAATAAAGATTGGAGACAATCTAGATTGATGCAGTAATCAAAAGAAGAGAATGAAAACGGTATAAAAATCTTTCATGTTgaacaatataattttattcttagGTCTTTGAGTGTTCAAAAAAAGAATTCTTATTAGGAATTGAAATCATGTATTAATGATGTACATAAGGCTACCTACTCAAATATAATAATGTCCCATAATTGGACGCTTGACCAGCCCTGGTTGGATATGTTagtactattattttaaaaagcgTTGACGATACTCGCCAATAAGAAGTTAACATTGAATTGTAAGAAATTGCATCTTTTACACATAACGTATAGGCTTGGCTAATGGCAGGGCCGGTCCTGATTTAAAGCTGGATGAAATATTTGCCTAGGTCCTCAATTTTTTTCGAAAAAAACTATATGAACGTAAgcctttaaatttatttaaaaagttttcaaatttgtaaaaaaaagttttatgaatttttttactaaagCACTTAGGGCCTCTAAAATCTTACTAAACATTTCATCACATTTATTAAAGACTCAATGGAAGGCATGACCGTTTCTAGATAAAACTAGATGAAACATTCACTTAGAACCCCAaatttttgtaaagaaaattaTATGAACATAGATCCctaaatttatagaaaaaagttcccaaatttgaaaaaaaaaattattgaaatttttacTAAGTCCACTGAAGCCAAAAAAACAAGGCTAATGGCTTTTTATCACATTTATTAAAGACtcaatagaagaaaaaaataaacaaacacgAAGGAAAATAATAAGAACGAACTGGAGATATGTCTGCTTGTGCCTCCTTTTGTTCTGTTTTCTTCATTGCCTTACTTGCGAGCTTAAGATCTTATGCACAGCAACCAGACCCTACTTACATATACCATCTTTGTCCAAACACGACAACTTACTCCCGAAACAGCACATACTCTTCCAACATTAGAACTCTTTTGTCCTCTCTTTCTTCCAACAGCCGTTCTTCCTCTACCGGATTTTACAGCACAGCGGCAGGTCAAAGCCCTGACTTGGTGTTCGGCCTTTTCCTTTGCCGGGGGGATCTCCCGCCAGAAGTCTGCGGTAATTGTGTCGTCTTTGCTGCCAGCGACACTCTCAAAAAATGTCCAGAGGAGAAGATTGGGTTGATATGGTACGACCAGTGCATGCTTCGATACTCTGACCGGAATATTTTCTTGGAATCTTCACTCCAAAATGGAACAAACGGAATACTCATGTGGAACACTCGAGATGTTCCAAAAAACCAATCAGAACGGTTTCGTGATGAAGTGTTCTCTCTGATGAACAAGTGTGCAAACGAGGCTGTTAATAGTTCAAAAAGGTTTGCGGTTAGCAAGTCCAACTTCACATCGGTTGAGACACTTTATGGGCTGGCTCAGTGCACACCCGATTTGACGAGTGGTGATTGTTTTAATTGTCTACAacggaccatcagttcattaccCACAGCCCAAATTGGGGGAAGACTTCTTATGCCGAGTTGTAACTCAAGGTACGAGCTCTACAAATTCTTCGAAGAAACTGCCACAGCAATACCTCAACCTCCTCAGCCTCAGTTGGATTCAGCTCCTCCACCGCCTTCCCAAGAAGCTGGTCTGAATATTCACTTCCCTTTGATTACTGTTTCAACACAACTTTTCTTGTGAGAGATTCAAGACTTGCATGCTAGAACAAGCGTTCATATGTAATCTGACTCTTTTGTCATAatcatatgttttctttttctttttttcttttttttttttgtgaatacaGGAAAAGGCAGAAACTCATCTGTCATAGCAATCGCTGTTGTTGTTCCAATCACAGTCATTTTTGTTCTTCTCGTAGCTGTTTTCATTTTCTGGGCTAAAAAGAAAAGGAGAACTTATGAGACGGAACCACTTGCTGAAGGTAAAAAGTGAAATGATAAACTATGCATTCTCAGGTTGAATGATTATTCTGTTGTGATCCAGATGTTAAATGTTTTGACAGATAGGGACGATATTACAACTGCAGGGTCACTTCAGTTTGATTTTAAGGCAATTGAGGCAGCAACTGATAATTTTTCTGAAACTAACAAACTTGGTCAAGGTGGATTTGGGCAAGTCTACAAGGTATTACCATTGCATAGGGCTTCAGATGTaattgattataataaaataaatttcataacACATTAATATAAAGTAGGTTTAGAGTTATAGAAACTTGAACATGTTCTAAATTGTGTAACCTTTGTCAAAAGCTTCAACTTCTCTCAATATCAAATGATGTAAATCTTTATAGTGGAAAGCGAAAGAAGGCTTAGTTGTTTGACAAAGTACTTACATGTAATTCAACTCGGCAACTCCATCAGTGTACTCTGTTTTTCCTCTGTTTAATCATATTACTCGCATGTATTTTTGAGCATTTAAGATGTGTGGTAGTAAGTAGGATAACCTACTCACTTAAAGAATTTTTCTATAATCGCCACACCATCACACACAATTTCCAACTCAACAAAGCTGCAGAATAGAAAGAACTGTACTTATCTTTAATTACATTTCTCCATTTGGACTTCTTCATTACTGATAATTCCCACACTGACTTATTCTTTGTAAAACAACTTATTATTGCTTATAGGGCACCTTTCCTAGTGGAATACAAGTTGCGGTGAAGAGGTTATCTAAAACATCAGGACAAGGTGAAAGAGAGTTCGAGAACGAAGTTGTTGTTGTGGCAAAACTTCAGCATAGAAATTTGGTAAGACTACTTGGTTTTTGTTTGGAAGGGGAAGAAAAGATACTTATCTATGAGTTTGTGCCCAACAAAAGCCTTGATTACTTCCTTTTTGGTAAGCTGAGTTCAATACCTAACCTAATATATCATTTGCAGATTTCATGCcgtttagaaaaatatatattaaaatatgcaTGTGCAGACTCGACGATGCAGAACCAGCTGGACTGGAAAATACGGTACAAGATCATTAAAGGAATTGCTAGAGGGATTATATATCTTCATCAAGATTCACGACTCACAATCATTCATCGTGATCTCAAAGCCGGTAACATCTTACTGGACGCTGATATGAACCCGAAAGTTGCAGATTTTGGAATGGCAAGAATTTTTGGAATGGACCAAACGGAAGCCAATACGAAAAGAATAGTCGGAACCTAGTAAGCTTTACTGTTCCATTATATGCCTATGTAGACAGTAATAATGCTTTTATTAACTTAACATTTCAAGAATATCGGCAGTGGTTATATGTCTCCGGAATATGCAATGTACGGCCAATTCTCCATGAAATCAGATGTGTACAGTTTTGGAGTCTTAGTTCTTGAGATTATAAGTGGTAAAAAGAACAACAGTCTCTATCAAATGGATGGTACAGCTGGCAATTTAGTTACATATGTGAGTATACACCTTAATACTTTCATTTACTTATTTTGCTTTATTTAACAGTGACCAACGTTTTGGTTATTAAAATCTTTAATAGACATGGAGTCTATGGAGCAATGGATCGCCATTAGAGCTCATGGATGCATCCTTTCGAGATAATTATCAAACAGACGAAGTTACGAGATGCATTCATATCGCTTTACTATGTGTTCAGGGAGAAGCTGAAGATCGTCCAACCATGCCAGAGATCGTCCAGTTGCTCACTTCTAGCTCCATCGCTCTCACTTTGCCTCGACCACCTGGATTGTTCTTCCGAAGTAAGCATGAACAAGTCAGAGTGGATCCTAGTATTGACACGTTTGCCATGGGTTCTGTGGACGGGGCTTCTATTACTCAAGTAGCTCCTCGTTGAAAACAAAActattcataaataaaaaaattgatttgaaaTAAGGATTGAAGACTGTTACGTATAAGATTTAGAGACTCATGAATATTTCATCCGGACCTTGTTTTTTTTCCTATGAGGTATTCAAGACCTTTTGTAGTCTACCTTTTAAGTGACGATCTTGGGTATAATGTCGTGATATACGCTATATCTGTTGTAATTACTGTATTCCAGCACTTTAGGAAAGTAGGTTAAGCACTCATATATATACTTGTAGTCGTCATATGGAATAATACAGAAAACCTTTTACCCTATTATGGCTTCTCTCTTGGCttgtcatggtatcagagcctgaCCAAGTCTTTCACTAAACAAATCTCTTACAAGAATGGCGGAAACAGGAAACCGGGTCGCAACTGAAGTGAGGAGAACGATCTCTCCATATGATTTGACTGCAGCAGATAACTCAGGAGCTGTGATCTCCCATCTGATTCTGAAGAGCAACAACTATGATGAGTGGGCTTGTGGTTTTCGCACAGCTCTTCGTTTAAGAAAGAAGTTCGGGTTCCTGGATGGAGGATTGGTGGACTATTAACGCTTTGATCGTTTCATGGATGAAGATGACGATTCATCCAGATTTGTTGACAAACATATCGCACCGTGATGTAGCGATAGAACTATGGGAACATATAAGGAAGATGTTCTCGGTATCTAATGGGCCGAGGAATCAGAAGATGAAGGCTGACTTAGCAACCTGCAAACAGAGTGGTATGTCTGGTGGAGGCATATTATGGGAAGCTCAACAAGATTTGGGACAACATAAACAACTACAGACCACTTCGCACATGTACATGAGGTCGCTGCCAGTGTAATGACATGGTTCATCAGTTTTTGTACGGTCTTGATGATACACACTTTCATACGATTCGATCAAGCTTGACTTCTCAGGTACCTCTGCCAAGTCTCGAAGAAGTCTACAATATCCTCagacaagaaaaagatgtcTTTAACAATCGACATATTGTCGAAGATAATCCAGAGATCACGGCGTTTGCAGCTCAGACGCGACTTCGTTACAAAACAGAGGATCGAGAAAGACAGGGCCCATGTAGGCACTGTAATCGTGGAGGGCATTCATCTGATAACTGCTTCGTCGTCATAGGTTACCCTAAGTGGTGGGGTGATCGGCTTAAGGGAAGGTCAAACCAATAGATCAATCAAAGAGGCCGCGGCAGAGCATCATCAAACAATGGTGGCAGTATCGAGGATCCACAACCTATTACAGGTTCTTTTGGTACTCATCCCAAAGATACACACTCAAACTTTCTCGTTCATCAATGTGCAATTGTATAACAGGTAACAACACTTGAATATTACATCTAAATAGTCTATGTGCATTTTATTGAAATGCTTAGGTTTGTTTTAATAAACTTTCGTATAGTAGCTCTCTCAGACACGAACATCGAGGAGACCTTGCGATTCACGATCTCAGGCGCCGGTGAGGCTCTTTATCGCCGGCGCTGGCCACCATCTCTTCTCTGCTCTCTGCTCTTCACGCTACTGCTTGTCCTTTGTTTTTGCTCTGCTTTGTTTCTCTTCATGTTCTGTGAAGGAAGGAGATCCCGACGAAGCACGCGACGAGAACCATCGATCTGGTTCTCGTCCTCTTGGTGTCTCTTCCCTCTCGTTTGTTCTGTTCACCAGCAATGAGTCTGGAGGACTCTCCCACCGCTGCTGTGCTTTGTTTATGGGGGGTAATCTCCGTTGAACCCATGTGTTACCGCTGACGGACAAGTCACACGGAAGGCTTTGT comes from the Brassica rapa cultivar Chiifu-401-42 chromosome A01, CAAS_Brap_v3.01, whole genome shotgun sequence genome and includes:
- the LOC103860957 gene encoding cysteine-rich receptor-like protein kinase 19 isoform X1 is translated as MSACASFCSVFFIALLASLRSYAQQPDPTYIYHLCPNTTTYSRNSTYSSNIRTLLSSLSSNSRSSSTGFYSTAAGQSPDLVFGLFLCRGDLPPEVCGNCVVFAASDTLKKCPEEKIGLIWYDQCMLRYSDRNIFLESSLQNGTNGILMWNTRDVPKNQSERFRDEVFSLMNKCANEAVNSSKRFAVSKSNFTSVETLYGLAQCTPDLTSGDCFNCLQRTISSLPTAQIGGRLLMPSCNSRYELYKFFEETATAIPQPPQPQLDSAPPPPSQEAGKGRNSSVIAIAVVVPITVIFVLLVAVFIFWAKKKRRTYETEPLAEDRDDITTAGSLQFDFKAIEAATDNFSETNKLGQGGFGQVYKGTFPSGIQVAVKRLSKTSGQGEREFENEVVVVAKLQHRNLVRLLGFCLEGEEKILIYEFVPNKSLDYFLFGKLSSIPNLIYHLQISCRLEKYILKYACADSTMQNQLDWKIRYKIIKGIARGIIYLHQDSRLTIIHRDLKAGNILLDADMNPKVADFGMARIFGMDQTEANTKRIVGTYGYMSPEYAMYGQFSMKSDVYSFGVLVLEIISGKKNNSLYQMDGTAGNLVTYTWSLWSNGSPLELMDASFRDNYQTDEVTRCIHIALLCVQGEAEDRPTMPEIVQLLTSSSIALTLPRPPGLFFRSKHEQVRVDPSIDTFAMGSVDGASITQVAPR
- the LOC103860957 gene encoding cysteine-rich receptor-like protein kinase 5 isoform X2 codes for the protein MSACASFCSVFFIALLASLRSYAQQPDPTYIYHLCPNTTTYSRNSTYSSNIRTLLSSLSSNSRSSSTGFYSTAAGQSPDLVFGLFLCRGDLPPEVCGNCVVFAASDTLKKCPEEKIGLIWYDQCMLRYSDRNIFLESSLQNGTNGILMWNTRDVPKNQSERFRDEVFSLMNKCANEAVNSSKRFAVSKSNFTSVETLYGLAQCTPDLTSGDCFNCLQRTISSLPTAQIGGRLLMPSCNSRYELYKFFEETATAIPQPPQPQLDSAPPPPSQEAGKGRNSSVIAIAVVVPITVIFVLLVAVFIFWAKKKRRTYETEPLAEGSLQFDFKAIEAATDNFSETNKLGQGGFGQVYKGTFPSGIQVAVKRLSKTSGQGEREFENEVVVVAKLQHRNLVRLLGFCLEGEEKILIYEFVPNKSLDYFLFGKLSSIPNLIYHLQISCRLEKYILKYACADSTMQNQLDWKIRYKIIKGIARGIIYLHQDSRLTIIHRDLKAGNILLDADMNPKVADFGMARIFGMDQTEANTKRIVGTYGYMSPEYAMYGQFSMKSDVYSFGVLVLEIISGKKNNSLYQMDGTAGNLVTYTWSLWSNGSPLELMDASFRDNYQTDEVTRCIHIALLCVQGEAEDRPTMPEIVQLLTSSSIALTLPRPPGLFFRSKHEQVRVDPSIDTFAMGSVDGASITQVAPR
- the LOC103860957 gene encoding cysteine-rich receptor-like protein kinase 19 isoform X3, translating into MSACASFCSVFFIALLASLRSYAQQPDPTYIYHLCPNTTTYSRNSTYSSNIRTLLSSLSSNSRSSSTGFYSTAAGQSPDLVFGLFLCRGDLPPEVCGNCVVFAASDTLKKCPEEKIGLIWYDQCMLRYSDRNIFLESSLQNGTNGILMWNTRDVPKNQSERFRDEVFSLMNKCANEAVNSSKRFAVSKSNFTSVETLYGLAQCTPDLTSGDCFNCLQRTISSLPTAQIGGRLLMPSCNSRYELYKFFEETATAIPQPPQPQLDSAPPPPSQEAGKGRNSSVIAIAVVVPITVIFVLLVAVFIFWAKKKRRTYETEPLAEDRDDITTAGSLQFDFKAIEAATDNFSETNKLGQGGFGQVYKGTFPSGIQVAVKRLSKTSGQGEREFENEVVVVAKLQHRNLVRLLGFCLEGEEKILIYEFVPNKSLDYFLFDSTMQNQLDWKIRYKIIKGIARGIIYLHQDSRLTIIHRDLKAGNILLDADMNPKVADFGMARIFGMDQTEANTKRIVGTYGYMSPEYAMYGQFSMKSDVYSFGVLVLEIISGKKNNSLYQMDGTAGNLVTYTWSLWSNGSPLELMDASFRDNYQTDEVTRCIHIALLCVQGEAEDRPTMPEIVQLLTSSSIALTLPRPPGLFFRSKHEQVRVDPSIDTFAMGSVDGASITQVAPR